The Episyrphus balteatus chromosome 4, idEpiBalt1.1, whole genome shotgun sequence genome includes a window with the following:
- the LOC129918377 gene encoding uncharacterized protein LOC129918377 encodes MSLKTLIFFGLLAVALGFTLPEENTAVVNDSEWVYGDVVPVADDLVLVRKARSPQGSMSGTFEHSRRDGSSANFDYNHQVTRNLEVYGGAGRNFKYNDNNAHAGLRYRF; translated from the exons atGTCACTCAAAACTTTGATCTTTTTTGGACTCTTGGCTGTGGCTCTAGGATTCACTCTTCCTGAAGAAAATACTGCTGTCGTTAATGATTCAGAATGG GTTTATGGAGATGTAGTTCCAGTAGCTGATGATCTCGTTCTTGTAAGGAAAGCCCGATCACCCCAAGGCTCAATGAGTGGTACTTTTGAACACAGCCGACGAGATGGATCAAGTGCAAACTTTGACTACAATCATCAAGTGACAAGAAATTTGGAAGTCTATGGAGGAGCTGGAAGGAACTTCAAGTATAATGACAACAATGCTCATGCTGGTCTTAGATATAGATTCTAA
- the LOC129918378 gene encoding uncharacterized protein LOC129918378 — MSFKTLIFFGLLAVALGFTLPGDNTLVVNDSEWVYGDVVPVADDVVLVRKARSPQGTLTGAFEHTPEEGSSANVYYNQQLAKNLELFGGAGRNFRYNENHAHAGLRYTY; from the exons ATGTCTTTCAAAACTTTAATCTTCTTTGGACTTTTGGCTGTAGCTCTAGGATTCACTCTTCCTGGAGACAATACTCTGGTTGTCAATGATTCAGAATGG gtTTATGGAGATGTAGTTCCAGTAGCTGATGATGTTGTTCTTGTTAGAAAAGCCCGATCACCTCAGGGAACATTGACAGGTGCTTTTGAACACACTCCTGAAGAAGGCTCAAGTGCAAATGTATACTATAACCAACAACTcgccaaaaatttggaattgttCGGAGGAGCTGGAAGGAATTTCAGATATAATGAAAATCATGCACATGCTGGCTTGAGATATACATACTaa
- the LOC129918379 gene encoding uncharacterized protein LOC129918379 yields the protein MSFKTLIFFGLLAVALGFTLPEENTAGLIDSEWVYGDVVPVADDVVLVRKARSPQGSMSGTFEHSRRDGSSANFDYNHQVTKNLDVYAGAGRNFRYNDNNAHAGLRYRF from the exons atgTCTTTCAAAACCTTAATCTTCTTCGGACTTTTGGCTGTAGCCCTTGGATTCACACTTCCTGAAGAAAATACTGCAGGCCTTATTGATTCAGAATGG GTCTACGGGGATGTAGTTCCAGTAGCTGATGATGTTGTTCTTGTGAGGAAAGCCCGTTCACCTCAAGGCTCAATGAGTGGTACATTTGAACACAGCCGTCGAGATGGTTCAAGTGCAAATTTTGACTACAATCATCAAGTGACCAAAAATTTGGATGTTTATGCTGGTGCTGGAAGGAATTTCCGATACAATGACAACAATGCTCATGCTGGCTTGAGATATAGATTTTAA